A part of Limihaloglobus sulfuriphilus genomic DNA contains:
- the hisH gene encoding imidazole glycerol phosphate synthase subunit HisH, producing the protein MIVVIDYCVGNVRSVCNALDYIGCENRLSAEQKDIEQADGIILPGVAAFGFAVNALGKSAELVIEAANSGKPLLGICVGYQMLFDSSSELGEHKGLGLIEGRVVPLPADKGLTVPHMGWNEVAVSPEMHIFDGMRDKEYMYFAHSFHAEVQNKSAAVAYTDYGGAVVASIQKDNIYGVQFHPEKSSDTGLEILRNFEKICMNRI; encoded by the coding sequence ATGATCGTAGTTATCGACTACTGTGTTGGAAATGTCAGGAGTGTCTGCAACGCGCTTGATTATATCGGATGCGAGAACAGGCTCTCTGCCGAGCAAAAGGATATAGAGCAAGCCGACGGGATTATCCTGCCGGGGGTGGCGGCGTTTGGCTTTGCCGTCAATGCTCTGGGCAAATCTGCCGAGCTTGTTATCGAGGCCGCAAACTCGGGCAAGCCGCTGCTTGGGATATGCGTCGGCTACCAAATGCTCTTTGACTCAAGCTCTGAGCTTGGAGAACATAAAGGTCTGGGGCTTATTGAGGGCAGGGTTGTTCCTCTGCCGGCAGATAAGGGTCTCACTGTGCCGCACATGGGCTGGAATGAGGTTGCCGTATCGCCCGAGATGCATATTTTTGACGGTATGCGGGATAAGGAATACATGTATTTTGCCCATTCATTCCATGCAGAGGTGCAGAATAAATCTGCCGCGGTCGCCTATACTGACTACGGCGGAGCGGTAGTGGCCTCGATTCAAAAAGATAATATCTACGGAGTTCAGTTTCACCCTGAAAAAAGCTCAGATACTGGGCTGGAAATCCTTCGGAATTTCGAAAAGATATGTATGAACAGAATTTAA
- the hisF gene encoding imidazole glycerol phosphate synthase subunit HisF, giving the protein MLTKRIIPCLDVKDNRVVKGVNFVNLRDAGDPVELGARYSSEGADELVFLDITATIRNNKTIVDMVRNVAEHVFIPFTVGGGVRSADDIDILLRNGAEKVSINTASVLKPDILKESADRFGAQCVVQAIDTRRDKNDPSKNFVYLKGGTEATELDTVEWAQRAEELGAGEILLTSMDADGTKDGFDCDITRKVAEAVSIPVIASGGAGSLETFADAILVGKADAVLAASVFHYGEITIRQTKEYMASRGISVRL; this is encoded by the coding sequence ATGCTTACAAAACGAATTATACCGTGCCTAGATGTCAAAGATAACCGTGTTGTAAAGGGCGTGAATTTCGTAAACCTCCGCGATGCCGGCGATCCGGTCGAGCTTGGAGCAAGATACAGCAGCGAAGGCGCTGATGAGCTGGTGTTTCTTGACATAACTGCCACAATACGCAATAATAAGACCATTGTTGATATGGTTCGTAATGTCGCAGAACATGTTTTCATACCCTTTACTGTCGGCGGCGGTGTACGCAGTGCCGACGATATCGACATACTGCTTAGAAACGGTGCCGAAAAAGTCTCCATAAATACCGCCTCTGTACTTAAGCCGGACATATTAAAGGAGTCTGCAGACCGCTTTGGCGCTCAATGCGTTGTCCAGGCGATAGATACGAGAAGAGACAAAAACGACCCGTCAAAGAACTTTGTATATCTCAAGGGCGGCACAGAGGCAACAGAGCTTGATACAGTAGAATGGGCTCAGCGGGCCGAAGAGCTCGGCGCCGGCGAGATTCTGCTTACTTCCATGGACGCCGACGGAACAAAGGACGGTTTCGACTGTGATATAACCAGAAAAGTTGCCGAGGCTGTCTCGATTCCGGTTATTGCTTCGGGCGGGGCGGGAAGCCTGGAAACCTTCGCTGACGCAATCCTTGTAGGCAAGGCCGATGCTGTGCTTGCTGCGTCTGTGTTCCACTACGGAGAAATAACGATACGTCAGACAAAAGAATATATGGCCTCCAGAGGTATTTCTGTAAGGCTTTAA
- a CDS encoding AAA family ATPase, whose product MLKAIKIKGLFGSFDYDIKLKDEGITILTGPNGYGKSTILKAVYALASRNPFFFIDLYFSEMLLEFNDRLPVKIFKKNQDVEIVDGDNEPVVLNFDRITDELEQNLKNSNYKRIGGDRWIDRRTDRIIDTEMLVSRIGSEECALRDIFPDVPDVYLITDQRLFRKTSGDGRLILSNENQDVDHFKEAIWEYVKDLGNQITNTLAEATKVSQGLDSSFPKRLFSQKHGVDKEEFDRRFNRIKRVQSSLNRYGLAVSVVDDEPVYSEENAKALKVYLDDTEKKLKVFEPLLMRLELLTEILNKRGFVNKEAVIKGQKGLCFKTKEGRSLKLKRLSSGEQQEVVMIYELLFNVKPDTLVMVDEPEISLHVAWQKQFIEDLLRIASMQRINVIVATHSPQIINNRWDLTIDLEDIS is encoded by the coding sequence ATGTTAAAAGCGATAAAAATAAAAGGGTTATTCGGTTCTTTTGACTATGACATTAAACTCAAGGACGAGGGGATAACAATCCTGACCGGGCCAAACGGCTATGGCAAGAGTACTATACTTAAGGCTGTCTATGCATTGGCGAGCCGGAACCCTTTCTTTTTTATTGACCTTTATTTCAGCGAGATGCTTCTTGAGTTTAATGACCGTCTGCCGGTAAAAATCTTCAAGAAAAACCAGGATGTTGAGATAGTTGACGGCGACAACGAGCCTGTGGTCTTGAATTTTGACAGGATAACTGACGAGCTTGAACAGAATCTTAAGAACAGTAACTACAAACGTATCGGCGGTGACCGCTGGATCGACAGGCGAACCGACAGAATTATTGATACAGAGATGCTTGTAAGCCGTATCGGCTCAGAAGAATGCGCCCTGAGGGACATCTTTCCGGATGTGCCTGATGTTTATCTGATAACCGATCAGCGGCTTTTCCGTAAAACATCCGGCGACGGAAGGCTGATACTTTCTAACGAAAACCAGGATGTTGACCATTTCAAAGAGGCTATATGGGAGTATGTAAAGGATCTGGGCAATCAGATCACCAATACTCTCGCCGAGGCGACTAAAGTTTCTCAGGGACTTGACAGCAGTTTTCCAAAGCGGCTTTTTTCGCAGAAACATGGTGTTGACAAAGAAGAGTTTGACCGGCGGTTCAATCGTATAAAACGAGTTCAGTCTTCCCTCAATCGCTATGGGCTGGCAGTTTCGGTTGTAGATGATGAGCCTGTTTACAGCGAGGAGAACGCAAAGGCCCTGAAGGTCTATCTTGATGACACAGAAAAGAAACTCAAAGTATTTGAGCCGCTTCTGATGCGTCTTGAGCTTCTGACCGAAATACTTAACAAACGCGGCTTCGTTAATAAAGAGGCGGTAATCAAGGGGCAAAAAGGACTTTGTTTCAAGACTAAGGAAGGCCGGTCACTGAAGCTGAAACGCCTTTCTTCCGGAGAGCAGCAGGAGGTTGTGATGATTTACGAGCTGCTCTTTAACGTTAAGCCCGATACGTTGGTAATGGTCGATGAGCCCGAGATTTCACTGCATGTTGCCTGGCAGAAACAGTTTATCGAGGATCTGCTGCGGATTGCCAGTATGCAGAGGATAAATGTCATCGTGGCCACCCATTCGCCGCAGATAATCAACAACCGCTGGGATCTTACCATTGACCTGGAGGATATCTCTTAA
- a CDS encoding DUF4435 domain-containing protein, whose translation MRRYLDENDIMNEIRLELRHPSTRDNVWVLVEGPTDQRLFSKLLDADKVRVEIVHGGGVEPLLRAIEKLARETDRIVAIRDSDFIRLEGKFPDQQDLYITDAHDAEMMMAASNPTFRSLVSEYLTNRLDDYLDLRDEILRSIAFAGAARWLNHINSLTINFSKLGLGSCYRGKQLRLHKKKYLRKLHAASPNRVRDLNLEEVEKAMRKFKDLFNLCHGHDFEKVVSLHISQVTSKDIRDDDVGKTLRLAYSFIEFAKTELYKSLRGWEREHGYKLFSKAHSA comes from the coding sequence ATGAGAAGATACCTCGATGAAAATGACATCATGAACGAGATCAGGCTCGAACTGCGACATCCTTCTACCCGTGATAATGTCTGGGTGCTGGTGGAGGGGCCGACAGATCAGAGACTTTTCTCCAAACTCCTCGATGCTGATAAGGTGCGGGTTGAGATCGTGCACGGTGGTGGTGTGGAGCCGCTGCTAAGAGCCATCGAGAAACTTGCACGGGAGACAGACAGAATTGTTGCCATCCGTGACTCTGACTTTATACGGCTTGAGGGGAAATTCCCAGACCAGCAGGACCTCTATATTACAGACGCCCACGATGCGGAGATGATGATGGCGGCGAGCAATCCAACATTCCGCTCGCTTGTTTCCGAGTATTTGACAAACAGGCTCGATGATTATCTCGATTTGAGGGATGAAATTCTGCGATCAATCGCCTTTGCCGGCGCCGCCAGGTGGCTCAATCACATCAATTCATTGACCATAAATTTCAGCAAACTTGGTCTGGGCAGCTGTTATCGCGGCAAACAACTCAGGCTGCACAAAAAAAAGTACCTCCGCAAACTTCACGCGGCATCTCCCAACAGGGTGCGGGATCTGAATCTTGAAGAGGTTGAAAAGGCGATGCGGAAGTTTAAAGATTTGTTTAACCTCTGCCATGGACATGACTTCGAAAAGGTTGTCTCGCTTCATATCAGTCAGGTAACTTCAAAAGATATCAGGGATGACGATGTCGGCAAGACTCTCCGCCTGGCCTATTCATTTATTGAATTCGCAAAAACAGAACTGTATAAGTCGCTTCGCGGCTGGGAGCGGGAACACGGCTATAAACTTTTTTCAAAGGCACATTCAGCTTAA
- a CDS encoding acylphosphatase: MEKTALKVIFSGRVQGVGFRYNVLSLAGGYRISGYVRNLRDGTVELFAQGDESETEAFINAVCRRMDRYIQDQYRTIVPVEPAIKDFRIKY, translated from the coding sequence ATGGAAAAAACCGCATTAAAAGTTATATTTTCCGGCAGGGTGCAGGGGGTTGGATTCAGATATAATGTTTTATCTCTTGCCGGCGGTTACAGAATCAGCGGTTACGTGCGAAACCTCCGCGACGGCACTGTTGAGCTTTTTGCCCAAGGAGATGAATCTGAAACAGAAGCCTTTATTAACGCCGTTTGCCGGAGAATGGACCGATACATTCAAGACCAGTACAGAACAATAGTTCCAGTTGAGCCGGCAATAAAAGATTTCCGCATAAAATATTAA
- a CDS encoding secondary thiamine-phosphate synthase enzyme YjbQ, producing MQKTITIATDEKEMLYDITAHAESFIAESETKNGLLNIYVRGATAGIMIQENWDESVQRDVVSLLQKLIPRGVWLHDAQDSNGDAHLKAGIVGPSETVPVKDGKLMLSTWQNIFVCEFDGPRAEREIMLTLINDK from the coding sequence ATGCAAAAGACAATAACTATCGCCACTGACGAAAAAGAAATGCTCTACGATATAACGGCTCACGCCGAATCGTTTATAGCGGAATCAGAAACAAAAAACGGCCTGCTGAATATCTACGTCCGAGGTGCAACTGCCGGCATCATGATACAGGAAAACTGGGACGAGAGTGTTCAGCGTGATGTCGTGAGCCTTCTGCAAAAGCTGATCCCCCGCGGCGTCTGGCTTCATGATGCGCAGGACAGCAACGGAGACGCCCACCTCAAGGCAGGTATTGTCGGCCCCAGTGAAACAGTGCCGGTCAAAGACGGTAAACTTATGCTCTCAACCTGGCAGAATATATTTGTCTGCGAATTCGACGGCCCCAGAGCAGAACGGGAAATAATGCTCACACTGATAAACGATAAATGA
- the lon gene encoding endopeptidase La, with the protein MRLLDIDNYESYLGDTEVVGSSAPDIEDMPETIALLPIRNAVAFPGTIMPLAIGRKGSKTLLKDLKEDELVGLITQKNPEIDEPGPDDIYQVGTVASVLKVIQMPTDTLTVAVQAHMRFRIVEITQHEPYMRARISAMPVKLKTTKKFKALVVTVKQQAARVLELSPNVPEEANIILENIANPDTLVDFVAGTINAKVSDKQQFLEEVDVQKRLQKVSLELAKQLEVLELSQKIQGDVRSSIDKSQREYFLQEQLKAIQTELGQTDMKTEELNQLKEKINSSGMPAKVRKEAMRELERLSKIPQISPEYSVARSYIDWICELPWSNSTQDSLDIPRAEKILEADHYGLKKVKKRILEFLAVRKLNPEGKSPILCFAGPPGVGKTSLGKSIARAMGRKFVRISLGGIRDEADIRGHRRTYIGSMPGRILQELRKCDSSNPVFMLDELDKIGQDFRGDPASALLEVLDPEQNNTFTDHYIDQPFDLSKVLFIGTANYIEDIPDPLYDRMEVINITGYTANEKLKIAKKYLVPRQLKENGLKKSQITFKDDALMLIINSYTRESGVRSLERQIAAVCRSLATNIARGTKRRATITKAAVKKILGLEKFTLELANRIGVPGVVAGLAWTPTGGDLLFVEALGTPGKGDLSLTGQLGEIMKESAQAAFTLVKSIAPSYSIDEAAFKEFDYHIHVPAGAVPKDGPSAGITMFTALFSLVMGVKVRPDFAMTGEISLQGTVLPIGGLKEKVLAAKQAGIKTVILPRRNKNDMADVSDEIKKGMEFIYIKRAEEVIKHVLDE; encoded by the coding sequence ATGAGACTGCTTGACATAGATAATTACGAATCATATCTCGGGGATACCGAGGTTGTGGGAAGCTCTGCGCCGGACATAGAGGATATGCCCGAAACCATAGCTCTGCTGCCAATACGCAACGCTGTAGCGTTCCCCGGCACAATAATGCCGCTGGCTATCGGCCGCAAGGGCAGCAAAACCCTCTTAAAAGATTTAAAAGAGGATGAGCTTGTCGGCCTTATTACACAGAAGAACCCGGAAATTGATGAGCCCGGCCCGGATGATATTTATCAGGTTGGAACAGTCGCCTCGGTCTTGAAGGTGATTCAGATGCCTACAGATACGCTCACTGTTGCCGTCCAGGCTCACATGCGGTTTAGAATCGTTGAAATTACCCAGCACGAACCCTATATGCGTGCCAGGATTTCGGCGATGCCGGTTAAGCTCAAGACAACAAAGAAATTTAAGGCTCTTGTAGTAACTGTGAAACAGCAGGCGGCAAGAGTACTTGAATTGAGCCCGAATGTCCCGGAAGAGGCAAATATAATTCTTGAGAATATCGCCAACCCTGACACTCTCGTTGATTTTGTCGCCGGCACAATCAACGCCAAAGTCTCTGACAAACAGCAGTTTCTCGAAGAAGTTGATGTCCAGAAAAGACTCCAGAAGGTTTCATTAGAGCTTGCTAAACAGCTTGAGGTGCTGGAGTTGAGCCAGAAGATTCAGGGTGATGTTCGAAGCTCAATCGATAAAAGCCAGCGGGAATACTTTCTGCAGGAACAGCTCAAAGCTATACAAACCGAGCTGGGCCAGACGGATATGAAAACCGAAGAGCTTAACCAGCTCAAGGAGAAAATCAACAGCTCCGGTATGCCCGCAAAGGTTCGCAAAGAGGCGATGCGAGAGCTTGAAAGACTGAGTAAAATCCCGCAGATATCCCCTGAATACAGTGTAGCACGCTCATATATAGACTGGATTTGTGAGCTTCCATGGTCAAATTCAACCCAGGACAGCCTGGATATACCACGTGCGGAAAAAATTCTCGAAGCAGACCATTACGGCCTTAAAAAGGTAAAAAAACGTATTCTTGAATTTCTCGCGGTTCGCAAACTCAATCCCGAGGGTAAGAGTCCAATTCTCTGCTTTGCCGGCCCGCCCGGTGTAGGCAAGACAAGTCTCGGCAAGTCGATTGCCAGAGCAATGGGCAGGAAATTTGTCCGGATATCTCTGGGCGGCATACGTGATGAAGCTGACATCCGCGGCCACCGCCGCACCTATATTGGTTCTATGCCCGGCAGGATACTCCAGGAGCTGCGAAAATGTGACAGCAGCAACCCTGTATTCATGCTTGATGAGCTTGACAAGATAGGGCAGGATTTTCGCGGCGATCCGGCTTCTGCGCTTCTTGAGGTTCTTGATCCTGAGCAGAATAACACCTTTACAGATCATTACATAGATCAGCCTTTTGACCTGTCAAAGGTGCTTTTCATCGGCACGGCCAATTACATCGAGGATATCCCCGATCCTCTCTATGACCGTATGGAGGTGATAAACATAACCGGCTATACGGCGAACGAAAAGCTGAAAATAGCCAAAAAATACCTTGTGCCGCGTCAGTTAAAGGAAAATGGGCTCAAAAAATCCCAGATAACCTTTAAAGATGATGCGTTAATGCTTATCATAAACAGCTACACGCGGGAATCTGGAGTTCGCAGCCTGGAACGCCAGATAGCAGCGGTTTGCCGCTCGCTGGCGACAAATATTGCCAGAGGAACTAAGCGGCGGGCAACAATCACCAAAGCGGCAGTAAAGAAAATACTTGGCCTTGAGAAGTTTACGCTTGAGCTGGCCAACCGCATAGGCGTTCCCGGGGTTGTTGCAGGCCTTGCCTGGACACCTACCGGCGGAGACCTGCTTTTTGTTGAGGCTCTCGGAACACCGGGCAAAGGCGACCTTTCGCTTACCGGACAGCTTGGCGAGATCATGAAAGAAAGTGCCCAGGCGGCTTTTACCCTGGTAAAGAGCATCGCTCCGTCTTACAGTATAGATGAGGCGGCGTTTAAAGAATTCGATTATCACATTCACGTTCCCGCCGGCGCAGTACCTAAAGACGGGCCAAGCGCGGGAATTACGATGTTTACAGCTCTGTTCTCTCTTGTCATGGGTGTTAAGGTTCGCCCGGATTTTGCCATGACAGGCGAAATATCTCTTCAGGGCACAGTCCTGCCAATAGGCGGGCTTAAAGAAAAAGTCCTTGCCGCAAAACAGGCGGGGATAAAGACTGTTATTCTTCCCCGAAGAAATAAAAACGATATGGCAGATGTCTCTGATGAGATAAAGAAGGGGATGGAATTTATCTATATTAAACGGGCAGAAGAAGTCATTAAACATGTTTTAGACGAATAA